One genomic region from Zalophus californianus isolate mZalCal1 chromosome 14, mZalCal1.pri.v2, whole genome shotgun sequence encodes:
- the LOC113912285 gene encoding 60S ribosomal protein L36a-like — MVNVPKTRRTFCKKCGKHQPHKVTQYKKGKDSLYAQGKRRYDRKQSGYGGQTKPIFRKKAKTTKKIVLRLECVEPNCRSKRMLAIKKCKHFELGGDKKRKGQVIQF, encoded by the coding sequence ATGGTGAACGTTCCTAAAACCCGCCGGACTTTCTGCAAGAAGTGTGGCAAGCACCAGCCCCACAAAGTGACACAGTACAAGAAGGGCAAAGATTCTCTTTATGCCCAGGGAAAGCGGCGTTATGACAGGAAGCAGAGTGGCTATGGCGGGCAGACTAAGCCGATATTCCGGAAAAAGGCTAAAACTACAAAGAAGATTGTGCTGAGGCTTGAATGTGTTGAGCCCAATTGCAGATCTAAGAGAATGCTGGCTATTAAGAAATGCAAGCATTTTGAACTGGGAGGAGATAAGAAGAGAAAGGGCCAAGTGATCCAGTTCTAA